In Acidobacteriota bacterium, a genomic segment contains:
- a CDS encoding TldD/PmbA family protein: protein MGKDSLFEKPLTRRDFISYGMKGGVVLIATPTIASRLFTFPGEKTLEEGTIRALDEAEMKRLLSVALANGGDFAELYLENRRNTSIRFEEGKVKSANFGISQGAGIRVVSGNKVGYAYSDDLSFEKLKEAAKIASYIARGGGSGVEVASLVEKKLPSYITVKVPLESVVDDRKFELVAKADKAARAYDSRIIQVYIDYYDEVRERTIANSRGLLVRNKLPLIWFVVQALSFKDGKRHMGRKRVSEHSGFEFFNKYKVEEVAKEAAREAIAMLEAREAPAGEMPVVMANGWGGVLVHEAVGHGLEGDGIYRNTSIYAGKIGKKVASSLVTLIDDGTLPNYRGTTDFDDEGTPGERTVLIENGVLRGYMHDLISAKMLKMKPTGSGRRQSFRYYPIPRMRNTFLANGKHHPEEIIKATKKGLFVRALSGGSVNPATGQFNFDVREAYIIENGKIAYPVRGATLIGRGFDVLSNVDMVGNDLAFAPGNCGKGGQWVEVTVGQPTVRVAKSIKVGGSRR from the coding sequence ATGGGGAAGGATAGTTTGTTTGAGAAACCGCTTACCCGAAGGGATTTTATCTCTTACGGGATGAAGGGTGGAGTGGTGCTTATTGCTACACCCACCATCGCCTCTCGCCTTTTCACCTTTCCAGGGGAGAAAACTTTAGAGGAAGGAACGATACGAGCGCTTGATGAAGCGGAGATGAAGAGGCTTCTCTCGGTAGCGTTGGCAAATGGAGGAGATTTTGCTGAGCTCTATCTCGAGAATCGGAGGAATACCAGCATCCGCTTTGAGGAGGGGAAGGTTAAAAGCGCCAATTTCGGGATCTCTCAGGGGGCAGGCATCCGGGTTGTTTCAGGGAACAAGGTGGGCTATGCCTATTCTGACGATCTCTCCTTTGAAAAATTGAAGGAGGCGGCGAAGATAGCTTCCTATATCGCCAGGGGTGGAGGTTCTGGGGTTGAGGTGGCATCTCTGGTGGAGAAAAAGCTTCCCTCCTACATCACGGTAAAGGTCCCTCTGGAGTCGGTGGTCGATGATAGAAAGTTTGAGCTGGTGGCGAAGGCGGATAAGGCGGCTCGCGCCTATGATTCAAGGATAATCCAGGTCTATATCGACTACTACGATGAGGTAAGAGAGCGGACGATAGCCAACTCGAGGGGGCTCCTGGTGAGGAACAAGCTTCCCTTGATCTGGTTCGTGGTTCAGGCTCTCTCCTTCAAGGATGGCAAGAGACATATGGGAAGAAAGAGGGTGAGCGAACACTCAGGGTTTGAGTTCTTCAATAAGTACAAAGTGGAGGAGGTGGCGAAGGAGGCAGCGCGTGAGGCGATCGCGATGCTCGAGGCGCGAGAAGCGCCGGCTGGTGAGATGCCGGTGGTGATGGCCAACGGCTGGGGTGGTGTTCTCGTTCACGAGGCAGTGGGACATGGACTTGAAGGAGACGGTATTTATCGTAATACCTCTATATATGCTGGCAAGATAGGGAAGAAGGTTGCCTCTTCCTTGGTTACCCTTATAGATGATGGCACTCTTCCCAACTACCGGGGTACCACCGATTTCGATGATGAGGGGACACCCGGTGAGAGGACGGTCCTGATCGAGAACGGCGTGTTGAGGGGTTATATGCACGATCTCATCTCAGCCAAGATGCTCAAGATGAAGCCCACCGGGAGTGGAAGAAGGCAGTCCTTCCGTTACTATCCCATTCCTCGGATGCGGAATACCTTCCTTGCCAATGGGAAGCATCATCCAGAGGAGATAATAAAGGCAACCAAGAAGGGGCTTTTTGTCAGAGCGCTTTCCGGTGGTTCAGTGAACCCTGCTACCGGTCAGTTCAACTTCGATGTCCGTGAAGCCTATATCATCGAGAACGGGAAGATCGCCTATCCTGTTCGTGGTGCTACCTTGATCGGACGTGGTTTTGATGTCCTTTCCAATGTGGATATGGTGGGAAACGATCTCGCCTTTGCCCCGGGCAACTGTGGTAAAGGAGGTCAATGGGTGGAGGTCACCGTAGGTCAGCCTACCGTTCGAGTGGCGAAGAGCATAAAGGTTGGCGGAAGCAGGAGGTAG
- a CDS encoding outer membrane beta-barrel protein has product MKLTSSRWKATFAGLMIILLLGGLSSLASTKKKKEKKPPSKLKLGPVYINPFFEITKLGYDGNIYLSRTTITSDFRATPAFGATFYLRLGTGGEASFTARGDYQWFHRLSSLNYLNRTFSANFFQPFTHFSLYLSNTYQNLRDQIGWEINVLTKHTVNQAEVGVNLREEKKTSFGIKLWDKKIKYDSQVMIDEIPLANMLDREEYGGSFTIYRRVLPKTKIFSKLRVNRYQFKHPESPLDSKSYQVLFGVNFDKTALIGGTAEIGYEILSFFSAEVPDFRGTIGSSSLSYHLGDALAFSVNYARRLSYSYLFNYYLLREYGGGILYYPLPWLGIDLRGNHITLSYQTDGASGYRERRNNVRWYSLGTKLRFSETGTVEFGLGYQYRLWYDGYRFSGYYLFNTLSFKF; this is encoded by the coding sequence ATGAAACTTACCTCGAGCAGGTGGAAAGCGACATTTGCGGGGTTGATGATCATCCTCCTGTTGGGAGGTCTAAGCTCCTTAGCCTCGACGAAAAAGAAAAAAGAGAAAAAACCTCCCTCTAAGCTTAAGCTGGGACCGGTTTACATAAACCCCTTCTTCGAGATAACTAAACTCGGCTATGACGGGAACATATATCTTTCTCGGACCACGATAACGAGTGACTTCAGGGCAACCCCTGCCTTTGGCGCCACTTTCTATCTTCGGTTGGGGACAGGAGGGGAAGCCTCCTTTACCGCTCGCGGGGATTATCAGTGGTTCCACCGCCTATCCTCCCTGAATTATCTGAACCGTACTTTCTCGGCGAATTTCTTCCAACCGTTTACCCATTTCTCTTTGTACCTCAGCAACACCTACCAGAATCTACGGGATCAGATCGGTTGGGAGATAAATGTCCTTACCAAACATACGGTGAACCAAGCCGAGGTTGGGGTCAACCTTCGTGAGGAGAAAAAGACCTCTTTCGGGATAAAGCTCTGGGATAAGAAGATCAAATACGACTCTCAGGTGATGATAGACGAAATCCCTTTAGCCAATATGCTTGACCGGGAGGAATACGGTGGCAGCTTTACCATATATCGGAGGGTCCTCCCCAAAACCAAGATCTTTTCGAAACTGAGGGTGAACCGATATCAATTTAAACATCCGGAAAGCCCCTTGGATAGCAAAAGCTATCAGGTGTTGTTTGGAGTAAATTTCGATAAAACCGCCCTGATCGGGGGCACTGCCGAGATTGGATACGAAATCCTATCCTTTTTCTCGGCTGAGGTGCCGGATTTCCGGGGAACTATCGGCTCCTCCTCCCTAAGCTACCACCTGGGCGATGCCCTCGCCTTTAGCGTAAACTATGCAAGAAGACTTTCTTATTCTTATCTCTTTAACTATTATCTCCTCCGGGAATACGGAGGAGGCATCCTCTATTATCCTCTCCCTTGGCTGGGGATAGATCTCAGGGGAAACCATATAACCCTAAGCTACCAGACCGACGGGGCATCCGGTTATAGGGAGAGGAGAAACAATGTCCGTTGGTATTCCTTGGGGACAAAACTTCGCTTCAGCGAGACCGGCACTGTTGAGTTCGGGCTCGGCTATCAATATCGCCTCTGGTACGACGGTT
- a CDS encoding carboxypeptidase regulatory-like domain-containing protein: protein MKRKSIAFLAFFLLLLSIIAEGAVSKTGSLGGIVLTPDGKKGAKGVVVKVLDPERGTLIAGAKTDAYGIYRIGEIPEGSYVIGVETKEGVFIGRSLITIEPGKVSMIPLRLVRGKGGSIISGTIYREDGRTPLSSIGIRVIDATTKTLVAKAISGTKGKFLIAGIPGGIYVLVFERRGGEYILESEVLKVRHNSRLKLTIRLRVTPPKAEEIVKRRGLVSLLTQPEGLAEIISQKEGGFFAFIESPKGAALIISSALIPPTVLLKKEKKASPDKP from the coding sequence GTGAAGAGGAAGAGTATTGCTTTTTTAGCCTTTTTCCTACTCCTCCTTTCTATTATAGCGGAGGGAGCAGTCTCAAAAACCGGTTCCTTGGGGGGGATAGTGCTCACCCCCGATGGTAAGAAGGGGGCAAAGGGGGTGGTGGTTAAGGTGCTCGATCCGGAAAGGGGAACGCTGATCGCCGGAGCGAAGACAGACGCTTACGGTATCTATCGCATCGGTGAGATCCCTGAAGGAAGCTATGTGATCGGGGTCGAAACCAAAGAGGGGGTATTTATTGGGAGATCGCTTATCACCATTGAACCAGGGAAGGTCTCTATGATCCCCCTTAGGCTGGTAAGGGGAAAGGGTGGTTCGATCATAAGCGGTACTATCTACCGCGAGGATGGAAGGACACCTCTTTCCTCCATAGGGATCAGGGTGATAGATGCTACTACCAAAACATTGGTGGCAAAAGCCATCTCGGGGACAAAAGGGAAGTTTCTAATAGCTGGCATTCCCGGAGGAATTTATGTCCTCGTGTTTGAAAGAAGAGGAGGGGAATATATTCTTGAGAGTGAGGTACTTAAGGTCAGGCACAACTCCAGGCTCAAGCTTACCATCCGCCTAAGGGTAACCCCTCCCAAAGCAGAAGAGATAGTTAAGAGAAGGGGGCTGGTATCACTTCTCACCCAGCCTGAAGGGCTTGCTGAGATAATATCCCAAAAGGAAGGAGGTTTCTTCGCCTTCATCGAAAGCCCGAAGGGAGCGGCACTAATCATTAGTTCTGCTCTTATCCCTCCAACCGTCCTTCTCAAGAAGGAGAAAAAAGCAAGCCCTGATAAACCATAA